The following coding sequences lie in one Syntrophorhabdaceae bacterium genomic window:
- a CDS encoding ribonuclease HI family protein, which produces MHWHVHVDGASSGNPGKSGAGIIARDDKGNVIFTKGIFLGEMTNNMAEYEALLHALTSAVERSVKDITVYTDSQLVANQVTGVYKVKNMTLFTYVRRVKEIVGNFEHFTIQYIPREQNRDADKLAKDAILKG; this is translated from the coding sequence GCAATCCCGGAAAGTCCGGCGCCGGGATAATTGCCAGGGACGATAAGGGAAACGTCATATTCACCAAGGGGATCTTTCTCGGCGAAATGACGAACAACATGGCCGAGTACGAGGCACTTCTTCATGCCCTGACAAGCGCCGTGGAGCGGTCCGTGAAAGATATAACCGTGTACACCGATTCGCAGCTTGTGGCGAACCAGGTTACGGGGGTCTACAAGGTCAAGAATATGACGCTCTTCACATATGTGCGGCGGGTCAAAGAAATCGTGGGCAATTTCGAACATTTTACGATACAATATATACCCCGGGAACAAAACCGGGATGCGGATAAACTCGCGAAGGATGCCATATTAAAAGGGTAG